A genomic region of Paenibacillus sp. PL2-23 contains the following coding sequences:
- a CDS encoding glutamate synthase subunit beta yields MSTPTGFMEYHRELPADRDPLERIKDWNEFHKHFSDEQLRTQGARCMDCGTPYCHTGMELAGSVSGCPVNNLIPEWNNLIYRGLWREALDRLHKTNNFPEFTGRVCPAPCEGSCTVGLIGDAVTIKTIEQAIIDRGFEEGWVVPQPPKMRTGKRVAVVGSGPAGMAAAAQLNKAGHTVTVYERADRIGGLLTYGIPTMKLEKYVVQRRVDLMTEEGVQFVTNTEIGKDISADELLENFDAVVLCGGATKARDVDIEGRDLDGVHMAMDYLNGTIKSYLDSGLEDGNYISAKDKDVIVIGGGDTGTDCVATALRHGCKSVTQFGTHAKAPLERDPISNPWPQFPNVYTLDYAQEEAKALYGEDPRAFSVLTKKFVGENGKLKELHTVQIERTVDEQGRKIYKELEGTEKVWPADLVFIAVGFEGPENTLIQQMGLEQDRRTNVKATYGKYKTNVDKVFAAGDMRRGQSLVVWAINEGREAAREVDKYLMGSSMLP; encoded by the coding sequence ATGTCTACACCAACTGGTTTTATGGAATACCATCGCGAATTGCCGGCCGATCGCGACCCGCTGGAGCGCATTAAGGATTGGAATGAGTTCCACAAGCATTTTTCCGATGAGCAGCTGCGCACGCAAGGCGCCCGCTGTATGGACTGTGGAACGCCTTATTGCCATACGGGAATGGAGCTGGCCGGTTCGGTATCCGGCTGTCCGGTGAACAACCTGATTCCGGAATGGAATAATTTGATTTATAGAGGTCTGTGGCGCGAGGCGCTGGACCGTCTGCATAAGACAAACAACTTCCCTGAGTTCACAGGCCGTGTATGCCCGGCTCCATGCGAGGGCTCCTGTACAGTGGGCTTGATTGGCGACGCTGTTACCATTAAGACCATTGAGCAAGCGATTATCGACCGCGGCTTCGAAGAGGGCTGGGTTGTGCCGCAGCCTCCGAAGATGCGTACAGGCAAACGCGTTGCGGTTGTCGGTTCAGGTCCTGCCGGAATGGCAGCAGCCGCGCAATTGAACAAAGCCGGCCATACGGTGACAGTATACGAACGTGCGGATCGTATTGGCGGCTTGCTGACTTACGGCATTCCAACGATGAAGCTGGAGAAGTATGTGGTGCAGCGCCGCGTTGACCTTATGACGGAGGAAGGCGTCCAGTTCGTGACGAACACAGAGATCGGCAAGGATATTTCGGCAGACGAGCTGCTGGAAAACTTCGACGCTGTTGTCTTGTGCGGCGGCGCGACGAAGGCGCGCGATGTTGATATCGAAGGACGTGACCTTGACGGCGTTCATATGGCGATGGATTACCTGAACGGTACGATCAAGAGCTACCTGGATTCCGGTCTGGAGGACGGCAACTATATCTCCGCCAAGGACAAGGATGTTATTGTTATCGGCGGCGGCGATACAGGTACGGACTGCGTAGCGACGGCGTTACGTCACGGGTGCAAATCCGTTACCCAATTCGGCACGCACGCCAAAGCGCCGCTGGAGCGTGATCCAATCAGCAACCCGTGGCCGCAATTCCCGAACGTATACACGCTGGACTACGCGCAAGAGGAAGCCAAAGCGCTATATGGCGAGGATCCTCGCGCATTCTCCGTCCTGACGAAAAAGTTTGTAGGCGAGAACGGCAAGCTGAAGGAGCTTCATACGGTTCAAATCGAGCGTACGGTTGACGAGCAGGGACGCAAAATTTACAAGGAGCTGGAGGGCACTGAAAAGGTATGGCCTGCAGATCTTGTATTCATCGCTGTCGGCTTTGAAGGTCCGGAGAACACGCTGATCCAGCAAATGGGTCTTGAGCAGGACCGCCGCACCAATGTTAAAGCCACTTACGGCAAATACAAAACAAACGTGGACAAAGTATTTGCTGCCGGCGATATGCGTCGCGGACAAAGCTTGGTCGTATGGGCGATCAACGAAGGCCGTGAAGCAGCTCGCGAGGTGGACAAATATTTGATGGGCTCCTCGATGCTTCCTTAA
- a CDS encoding DNA topoisomerase 3 has protein sequence MKTLIIAEKPDMGRNIAAAIDPKAKNNRTYIEGEQYIITWAIGHLIGLAEPDAYDDRYKKWNIADLPIIPSTFKLVPNRKTMDQLKVIKDLAKRCDSLVNCCDAGREGQYIFSLIQRHLRLKQPVKRLWISDLTPETIRRGFAELRDGSEYDNLTKAATARSEADWLIGMNGSRAFTTRHNVLLSVGRVQTPVLALIYDRQKTIESFDSLKFYEVEAQFQQEDLTYRGLWQGERMTDPERAKAIAAKVKGKPGRIASYEVKELKEYPYKLYDLTLLQREANGKYGFSAKKTLDIAQALYEKHKVISYPRTNSNYVTEQNIPEMHKALASLQGTSYDEWVRGANKGLVHKGNKYICNPSKVEDHHAILPTHRKASGLSPEESKLYDLIVRRFLSQFYAAAEYKSHTVLTEVEGETFKTNVKELLSLGWKIIYADQKKEKGKAAKKDEDSEEEEEVAEPFSVDAKAGVVCREAQSKEKETQPPKPYTEGTLLKAMESAGKQIEDEEVRDAMKDSGLGTPATRAATIERLKNVGYVTMQGKKIMITQKGRTAIELIRAAGVELLTSPEMTGMWERRLNDIARGNASDAQFMDNVKKFATMIVEKVRLQTRVDVKAFEGDDAGARGKSRRGTAKTGKAAGERSASPRGSVRARTTATATTTAAGASSGSEAPSEPRVVAACPRPGCGGRLFMGRKGYGCSNYRSGCKFVIWKESFGRSLTDAQIKALVEKGKTAKLKLVLADGSPSEGRIVLRSAETGDIGVEQA, from the coding sequence TTGAAAACCTTAATTATAGCGGAGAAACCCGACATGGGGCGTAATATCGCGGCAGCCATAGATCCCAAAGCCAAAAACAACCGCACTTATATAGAAGGCGAACAATATATCATTACATGGGCAATTGGGCATTTGATCGGCTTGGCCGAGCCAGATGCTTATGATGACCGCTACAAAAAGTGGAATATCGCAGATTTGCCCATTATTCCGAGCACGTTCAAGCTTGTCCCGAACCGGAAAACGATGGATCAGCTCAAGGTGATCAAGGATCTGGCGAAGCGCTGCGATTCCCTTGTGAATTGCTGCGACGCCGGGCGTGAGGGCCAATACATCTTTTCGCTTATCCAGCGGCATCTTAGGCTCAAGCAGCCTGTGAAGCGCCTGTGGATTTCGGATTTGACGCCGGAGACGATTCGAAGAGGCTTCGCTGAGCTGAGAGATGGGTCCGAATACGATAACCTAACCAAAGCCGCAACCGCCCGAAGCGAAGCGGATTGGCTGATCGGGATGAACGGCTCGCGCGCCTTCACGACGAGACACAACGTGCTGCTATCCGTGGGCAGAGTGCAGACGCCGGTTCTCGCGCTAATCTATGACAGACAGAAAACAATCGAAAGCTTCGACTCGTTGAAATTTTATGAGGTGGAGGCGCAATTCCAACAGGAAGACCTTACATACAGAGGCTTATGGCAGGGAGAGCGGATGACGGATCCCGAGCGCGCTAAAGCTATTGCAGCCAAGGTGAAGGGGAAGCCGGGAAGAATTGCGTCCTACGAGGTGAAGGAGCTGAAGGAATATCCGTACAAGCTGTACGATCTGACGCTGCTTCAGCGGGAGGCTAACGGTAAATACGGTTTTTCGGCCAAAAAAACGCTGGATATCGCTCAAGCGCTCTACGAGAAGCATAAGGTCATCTCCTATCCGCGTACCAATTCCAACTATGTAACGGAGCAGAACATTCCGGAGATGCATAAGGCCTTGGCCTCGCTCCAAGGAACGTCCTATGACGAATGGGTGAGAGGCGCGAACAAGGGCCTTGTCCATAAGGGGAACAAATATATTTGCAACCCGTCCAAGGTGGAGGATCACCATGCGATTCTGCCGACGCATCGAAAAGCTTCAGGGTTATCGCCTGAGGAGAGCAAGCTGTATGATCTCATTGTGCGGCGCTTTCTCTCCCAATTTTATGCTGCAGCGGAATATAAGTCGCATACTGTACTGACGGAGGTGGAGGGCGAGACGTTCAAAACGAACGTGAAGGAGCTGCTCAGCCTCGGATGGAAAATCATTTATGCCGATCAGAAGAAGGAGAAGGGCAAGGCCGCCAAAAAGGATGAGGATTCGGAGGAGGAAGAGGAGGTCGCGGAGCCCTTCTCTGTTGACGCCAAGGCTGGCGTTGTATGCCGGGAAGCGCAGTCGAAGGAGAAAGAGACGCAGCCGCCTAAGCCTTATACGGAGGGCACGCTGCTGAAGGCGATGGAAAGCGCCGGCAAGCAGATCGAAGACGAGGAAGTCCGCGACGCGATGAAGGATTCCGGCCTCGGCACGCCCGCTACACGCGCAGCAACGATTGAGAGGCTGAAGAATGTAGGCTACGTTACGATGCAGGGCAAAAAAATTATGATTACCCAAAAAGGCCGAACAGCAATTGAGCTGATACGGGCTGCGGGCGTGGAGCTGCTGACCTCGCCGGAGATGACGGGCATGTGGGAGCGTCGGCTGAACGACATAGCCAGAGGGAACGCATCCGATGCTCAGTTTATGGACAATGTCAAAAAATTCGCCACGATGATTGTTGAGAAGGTTCGGCTGCAGACAAGAGTGGATGTCAAAGCGTTTGAAGGGGACGACGCCGGGGCAAGAGGGAAATCCCGCAGAGGAACGGCCAAGACAGGCAAGGCGGCGGGGGAGAGGTCCGCATCGCCAAGAGGCAGCGTACGCGCCAGAACAACGGCGACGGCAACGACAACGGCTGCAGGAGCGTCAAGCGGAAGCGAAGCGCCATCGGAGCCTCGCGTCGTGGCCGCCTGTCCCAGACCGGGCTGCGGCGGCCGATTGTTTATGGGACGCAAGGGTTATGGCTGCTCGAATTATCGCAGCGGCTGCAAATTTGTCATCTGGAAGGAGTCATTCGGCCGCAGCTTGACGGATGCCCAGATCAAAGCGTTAGTCGAAAAGGGGAAAACGGCGAAGCTGAAGCTTGTTCTCGCAGACGGCTCGCCAAGCGAGGGCCGAATCGTGCTTCGCTCCGCCGAGACAGGCGATATCGGTGTGGAGCAAGCATAG
- a CDS encoding HAD hydrolase-like protein, translating into MKQHILFDLDDTLIYCNKYFFFVVDQFVDSMTTWFGRSSVVTAGAIRDKQTEIDIALIGQTGFKSEHFPQSFVDTYLYFSDLTGRKRSPVEEDFLWKLGLSVYEHETEPYPHMEHTLDELATAGHELHLYTGGELLIQRRKIERMGLERYFSSRIYIRQLKNNDALEQILATGTFDREHTWMIGNSIRTDVVPALTAGIHAIHMRMLEEWQYNMVQIDVKPRGAFFTLDELKDVPDTIHRYVNRD; encoded by the coding sequence ATGAAACAGCATATCTTGTTTGACCTTGACGATACGTTAATTTATTGCAACAAATATTTCTTTTTTGTCGTGGATCAATTCGTCGACTCCATGACGACCTGGTTCGGCAGATCGTCCGTCGTAACGGCTGGCGCCATTCGCGACAAGCAGACGGAGATTGATATCGCCTTGATCGGCCAGACGGGGTTCAAGAGCGAGCACTTTCCGCAATCCTTTGTCGACACATACCTGTATTTCAGCGATCTGACAGGCCGCAAGCGATCTCCGGTGGAAGAGGACTTCCTGTGGAAGCTTGGCCTAAGCGTATACGAGCATGAGACGGAGCCGTATCCCCATATGGAGCATACGCTTGACGAGCTTGCGACTGCCGGCCATGAGCTCCATCTGTACACAGGCGGTGAGCTGCTGATCCAGCGGCGCAAGATTGAACGAATGGGTCTGGAACGTTATTTCAGCTCCCGTATTTATATCCGCCAGTTAAAAAATAACGACGCATTGGAGCAAATCCTGGCGACCGGCACCTTCGACCGCGAGCACACCTGGATGATCGGCAACTCCATCCGAACAGATGTCGTCCCAGCCCTCACCGCTGGAATACACGCCATTCATATGCGTATGCTCGAGGAGTGGCAATATAATATGGTGCAGATCGACGTGAAGCCGCGCGGTGCGTTTTTTACGCTGGATGAGCTGAAGGATGTGCCGGACACGATACATCGTTATGTGAATCGGGATTAG
- a CDS encoding ATP-binding cassette domain-containing protein, giving the protein MLRIKGLSKRIPGGPKVLNDISFEAYEGDFIAVKGSSGSGKSMLLKCLALQESWTSGTYQFNGKDVLKEGWLAKQKVKQQVAYIEEKPYLIPERSGLKNVIIGSVNQTPAWRRWTGMVRNDDYMGAMDLIEKRGLLDKAHIKAKHLSGGERQRMAIARALVHGAKVIVADEPVSGLDPHAADGVLSELKALCKNEGIIVIAVLHQGDWAERYADRILGLNQGQLVVDVYGRRLTEREKSQL; this is encoded by the coding sequence ATGCTGAGAATAAAGGGTTTGTCCAAGCGGATCCCCGGCGGTCCGAAGGTTCTGAACGATATTAGCTTTGAAGCTTATGAAGGCGATTTTATCGCGGTGAAGGGAAGCAGCGGAAGCGGGAAGTCGATGCTGCTGAAATGTCTGGCCCTGCAGGAAAGCTGGACCTCCGGCACCTACCAGTTCAACGGCAAGGATGTGCTGAAGGAAGGCTGGCTGGCGAAGCAGAAGGTGAAGCAGCAGGTCGCTTACATAGAAGAGAAGCCGTATCTCATTCCGGAGAGGAGCGGCCTCAAAAATGTCATTATCGGGTCGGTCAATCAAACGCCAGCGTGGCGCAGATGGACGGGCATGGTGCGCAATGACGACTATATGGGCGCCATGGACTTGATCGAGAAGCGCGGCTTGCTGGACAAGGCGCATATCAAGGCGAAGCATTTAAGCGGCGGCGAACGGCAGAGAATGGCTATTGCCAGAGCGCTTGTGCATGGGGCCAAGGTCATTGTGGCCGATGAGCCGGTATCCGGACTTGATCCGCATGCTGCGGATGGGGTGCTCAGCGAGCTCAAGGCGCTCTGCAAGAACGAAGGCATTATCGTTATCGCTGTGCTGCATCAGGGGGATTGGGCCGAGCGGTACGCGGATCGTATTCTGGGACTGAACCAAGGCCAGCTCGTTGTCGACGTGTACGGCAGAAGACTGACGGAGCGGGAGAAATCTCAGCTCTAG
- a CDS encoding DUF3298 and DUF4163 domain-containing protein: protein MAVSSPLIVQTAKATFPKADLSIPHVSGGTSEAAMAAINKALLHTAQQLVNSQGSLEAPGSEMIGYFELKTNEKGILSLSMYNYAYTGGAHGMTLQKSLTFNASTGQSYTLAELFKPGSDYVSRINKFVAAGIQARGIDTLEPFKTIAPDQPFYIADRTLVIYFGLYELAAYVYGFLYFPISVYDLGDIINEDGPLGPMLAND from the coding sequence ATGGCAGTTTCATCCCCATTGATTGTCCAGACCGCAAAAGCGACCTTTCCTAAGGCGGATTTGTCCATCCCGCACGTAAGCGGAGGGACAAGCGAAGCGGCGATGGCGGCAATCAACAAAGCTCTGCTGCATACAGCCCAGCAGCTTGTGAACAGCCAAGGCAGCCTGGAAGCTCCGGGCTCGGAGATGATAGGATACTTTGAGCTGAAAACAAACGAAAAGGGCATCCTCAGCTTGTCCATGTACAATTACGCATACACCGGCGGAGCGCATGGCATGACGCTGCAGAAGTCGTTGACCTTCAACGCGTCCACAGGCCAAAGCTATACGCTTGCGGAGCTGTTCAAGCCTGGGAGCGATTATGTGTCGCGGATTAACAAATTTGTAGCAGCGGGCATACAGGCTCGCGGGATCGACACCTTGGAGCCGTTCAAGACGATCGCGCCCGACCAGCCCTTCTATATCGCTGACAGGACGCTTGTCATTTATTTTGGTCTATACGAGCTGGCGGCTTATGTATACGGGTTTTTATATTTCCCCATATCGGTGTACGACCTGGGGGATATCATCAATGAAGACGGGCCGCTGGGGCCGATGCTGGCAAACGATTAA
- a CDS encoding amino acid permease has product MATVLLGMALGGTVCMLMLALAIKAQRSVRLNSYQSLASYGRQMQLLQDKHDLARFGLSQLLGRGGGGIWPMGLSFGTMALLGSSVIVLGPALQQGGLSVIGYGLPLLGLFYVCVSGSLAELSSAYPVAGSFYYAAKEMGGRRWGLRAGWFHAGGHLAMLALLIGGCAYAADSSAAALWGYQTSGLTFGLFALAIAATQAAVHQYGAAWLKSIHAAGLWLQLAGALLLLAGLAWLFWPGGYSPALLYQLQTIDFSGKVGMESYLVGLLWLTKLFIGMDGASQAAEEAMEPRVKVPWAIFLATSYAFVIGFALLTLVAIMAGPSGVIGAAGSALGWSSGSTGMLSNIEVMMAGLWGSPVVLFIILVSLWGSGLQSLSVCARTLLGLARENAAPFASKLGLISGNGKSPWAAGWIGAATAAALLAGAHMASPGSALLPLLAFAIVALHTAYAIPIGLRFTSWGPFRRARLQRAGEESLVQSRWSSAPWQLGGWSPLVNGAAFLWLVVTSAAAVLLLEHAAAIGLAVLMLLATVFELVSRRQSRPAPRGK; this is encoded by the coding sequence ATGGCTACGGTGTTATTGGGCATGGCACTGGGTGGAACGGTGTGCATGCTTATGCTGGCGCTGGCGATCAAGGCGCAGCGGAGCGTGCGGCTGAATAGCTATCAAAGCCTGGCCAGCTACGGACGGCAGATGCAGCTGTTGCAGGACAAGCACGATCTTGCGCGCTTTGGCCTATCCCAGCTGCTGGGACGAGGCGGGGGAGGCATATGGCCGATGGGTCTTTCCTTCGGCACGATGGCTCTGCTTGGAAGCAGCGTCATTGTGCTCGGCCCCGCGCTTCAGCAGGGAGGCTTATCCGTAATCGGATACGGACTTCCGCTTCTAGGCTTGTTCTATGTGTGCGTAAGCGGAAGCTTGGCGGAGCTGTCCTCGGCCTATCCGGTAGCCGGAAGCTTCTATTACGCAGCCAAGGAGATGGGGGGGAGGCGCTGGGGACTGCGGGCCGGCTGGTTCCATGCGGGAGGCCATCTCGCCATGCTGGCGCTGTTGATTGGAGGCTGCGCGTACGCGGCCGACAGCTCGGCAGCTGCTCTGTGGGGCTATCAAACCTCGGGTCTAACCTTTGGCCTGTTTGCGCTGGCGATTGCCGCTACGCAAGCGGCTGTCCACCAATATGGCGCGGCCTGGCTCAAGAGTATACATGCCGCGGGGCTATGGCTTCAGCTGGCAGGCGCGCTCCTGCTACTAGCCGGTCTTGCTTGGCTGTTCTGGCCCGGGGGCTATTCGCCCGCGCTGCTGTATCAGCTGCAAACGATAGACTTCAGCGGGAAGGTGGGCATGGAGTCTTATTTGGTCGGCTTATTATGGCTGACGAAGCTGTTCATAGGCATGGATGGCGCTTCTCAAGCGGCAGAAGAAGCGATGGAGCCGCGCGTGAAGGTGCCGTGGGCCATATTCCTGGCCACCTCCTATGCCTTTGTAATCGGCTTTGCGCTGCTAACGTTAGTCGCGATTATGGCGGGACCCTCTGGTGTGATTGGAGCGGCTGGGTCAGCCTTGGGCTGGAGCAGCGGGTCCACGGGCATGCTGAGTAACATCGAAGTGATGATGGCTGGCTTGTGGGGCTCGCCTGTCGTTCTGTTCATCATTCTTGTATCGCTCTGGGGCAGCGGGCTGCAGTCCTTGTCCGTGTGCGCCAGAACGTTGTTAGGGTTGGCGCGGGAGAATGCGGCTCCATTTGCTTCAAAGCTTGGTTTGATCTCTGGGAATGGCAAGTCGCCATGGGCTGCAGGCTGGATCGGCGCCGCGACTGCGGCTGCCTTGCTGGCGGGTGCGCATATGGCTTCGCCTGGATCAGCCTTGCTGCCGCTTCTCGCATTCGCCATTGTGGCGTTGCATACCGCGTATGCGATTCCGATCGGGCTGCGGTTCACAAGCTGGGGTCCGTTCCGGAGAGCCCGCCTGCAGCGAGCAGGGGAGGAGAGCCTCGTTCAGTCGCGCTGGAGCAGCGCGCCATGGCAGCTAGGCGGCTGGAGCCCGCTTGTGAACGGCGCAGCGTTCCTGTGGCTGGTTGTTACGTCAGCGGCTGCCGTCCTGCTGCTGGAGCATGCGGCAGCGATCGGACTCGCTGTATTGATGCTGCTGGCAACGGTTTTTGAGCTGGTCTCCAGACGGCAATCACGCCCAGCCCCTCGGGGGAAATAA
- a CDS encoding MOSC domain-containing protein — translation MIAAKARLASIQLGEPKPLQHGSKEVLSGIYKSATDAPALVGRLGIQGDGQGDTINHGGPDKAVCAYFERRYAFWQEEFGQPFPNGSFGENFTIGDWVEEDLCIGDVLTVGGAVLQVSQPRQPCFKLGLRNALPTLPVRTQETGYSGFYFRVLEEGQVCAGDSFAIVERHPLGFTIAEANQVMYVAKQDAAAIQKLLAVQELAESWRKQLQGRLDKL, via the coding sequence ATGATAGCTGCAAAAGCGAGGCTCGCCTCGATCCAGCTTGGCGAGCCCAAGCCTCTTCAGCACGGCTCCAAGGAAGTGCTGAGCGGCATCTACAAGAGCGCGACAGACGCTCCGGCGCTAGTGGGACGGCTTGGGATTCAGGGTGACGGACAAGGGGACACCATCAACCACGGAGGCCCGGACAAAGCCGTCTGTGCTTACTTTGAGCGACGTTATGCCTTCTGGCAGGAAGAGTTCGGGCAGCCGTTCCCGAATGGCTCATTTGGCGAAAATTTCACCATCGGCGATTGGGTGGAGGAGGATCTCTGCATCGGTGATGTACTCACAGTGGGAGGAGCTGTGCTGCAGGTCAGCCAGCCAAGGCAGCCCTGCTTCAAGCTTGGGCTCCGCAATGCATTGCCGACGCTGCCGGTCAGAACGCAGGAGACGGGCTACAGCGGCTTTTATTTCCGAGTGCTGGAGGAAGGGCAGGTCTGTGCAGGCGACAGCTTCGCCATTGTAGAACGCCATCCCTTGGGGTTCACCATTGCGGAAGCCAACCAAGTGATGTATGTTGCGAAGCAGGATGCGGCGGCCATCCAGAAGCTTCTAGCTGTGCAGGAGCTTGCGGAGAGCTGGCGAAAGCAGCTTCAGGGGCGGCTGGACAAACTTTAA
- a CDS encoding polysaccharide deacetylase family protein has protein sequence MSLAKALGYSEQDKLLLVNADDMGLCHSVNKAAATLLTEGAVSSATMMMPCGWSSEAAAWSAANPAYDVGIHLTLTSEWDAYKWGPVAADSDVSSLVTAAGYFHSTSQAFEEHAESDQVKRELIAQIERALNLGMSPTHADNHMGSLYGLRTGKHFMPEVLEVCAAYGLPFRLPRYLNVEKGVAPKELEEQARATAELADTMGVVILDYLVGLPFQLQEGETYETFKEEMKALLRSLKPGVTELIIHPSLVTDELKGFHFQPEKRGMEFDIFRDRDVRNELEREGIKLIRWRELQALQRSRKA, from the coding sequence ATGAGCTTGGCGAAGGCGCTTGGCTATTCGGAGCAGGACAAGCTTCTGCTGGTGAACGCCGATGATATGGGATTATGCCACTCCGTAAATAAAGCGGCGGCGACACTCCTGACGGAGGGGGCTGTCAGCTCGGCAACCATGATGATGCCCTGCGGCTGGTCCAGTGAAGCTGCGGCGTGGAGCGCGGCCAATCCCGCGTATGACGTTGGTATCCATCTTACGTTGACAAGTGAATGGGACGCTTACAAATGGGGGCCAGTCGCTGCAGACAGCGATGTATCGTCCCTGGTCACTGCAGCGGGTTATTTCCATTCCACCTCGCAGGCGTTCGAGGAGCATGCGGAATCGGACCAGGTGAAGCGGGAGCTGATTGCACAGATCGAACGCGCGCTGAACCTGGGCATGAGCCCGACGCATGCAGACAATCATATGGGCAGCTTGTACGGGCTGCGAACCGGCAAACATTTTATGCCTGAGGTGCTGGAGGTGTGCGCGGCCTATGGTCTTCCGTTCCGGCTGCCCCGTTATTTGAACGTGGAGAAGGGGGTCGCTCCGAAGGAGCTGGAGGAGCAGGCTCGCGCAACCGCTGAGCTGGCGGACACAATGGGCGTCGTCATTCTGGATTATTTGGTGGGCCTGCCATTCCAGCTGCAGGAGGGCGAAACCTACGAGACGTTCAAGGAGGAAATGAAAGCGCTCCTGCGCAGCCTGAAGCCGGGGGTGACGGAGCTCATTATTCATCCCTCGCTGGTGACGGACGAGCTGAAGGGCTTCCACTTCCAGCCGGAGAAGCGCGGTATGGAATTTGATATTTTTCGAGATCGGGATGTGCGGAATGAGCTGGAGAGAGAAGGGATCAAGCTGATTCGCTGGCGCGAGCTTCAAGCGCTGCAGCGCAGCCGGAAGGCTTAA
- a CDS encoding MoxR family ATPase, which translates to MSYQAVQSLADRIKHNIGEVIVGKEEIVELLFIGLMTSGHVLLEDVPGTGKTVLAKSFARSLSLSFKRVQFTPDLLPSDLSGIHYYNQKQGDFQFRPGPLFTNLLLADELNRATPRTQSSLLECMEEKQVTIDGETKPLELPFMVIATQNPVEHQGTFPLPEAQLDRFLFKLRMGYPTTEEGLRLLQRFKERNPLAELQPIADPTELAKAQSICPSVRISDDLLRYLLEVVEATRRREDVAIGVSPRGSQALLRTAQVHAILRGRDYVTPDDVKAMAKPVLAHRLSLRGLTRAQGQGEKIIDEVIRGTNVPTEADLTIG; encoded by the coding sequence ATGTCCTATCAAGCGGTCCAGTCGCTGGCAGACCGGATCAAACATAATATCGGCGAAGTGATCGTAGGCAAGGAAGAGATCGTCGAGCTATTATTTATCGGACTCATGACCTCCGGCCATGTGCTGCTGGAGGATGTGCCCGGCACAGGCAAGACGGTGCTGGCCAAGTCGTTCGCGAGGTCATTATCGCTTTCCTTCAAGAGAGTGCAGTTCACGCCGGATCTGCTGCCCTCTGATCTAAGCGGTATTCATTATTACAACCAGAAGCAAGGCGATTTCCAGTTCCGCCCTGGTCCGTTATTCACGAATCTGCTGCTGGCGGATGAGCTCAACCGCGCTACGCCGCGCACACAATCCAGCCTGCTGGAGTGTATGGAGGAGAAGCAGGTGACGATCGACGGCGAAACAAAGCCGCTTGAGCTGCCGTTTATGGTTATCGCCACGCAGAACCCCGTGGAGCATCAGGGCACATTCCCTCTGCCGGAGGCGCAGCTGGACCGGTTCCTGTTCAAGCTGAGGATGGGCTACCCGACCACGGAGGAAGGGCTCCGCCTGCTCCAGCGGTTCAAGGAACGGAACCCTCTTGCCGAGCTTCAGCCCATCGCGGACCCGACGGAGTTGGCGAAAGCGCAAAGCATATGCCCTTCGGTGCGTATATCGGACGATTTGCTGCGCTATTTGCTGGAGGTCGTCGAAGCCACGCGGCGAAGGGAGGATGTGGCCATTGGCGTCAGCCCTCGCGGCAGCCAGGCGCTCCTGCGCACAGCTCAAGTGCATGCTATACTGCGCGGCAGGGATTATGTGACGCCGGATGACGTCAAAGCGATGGCCAAGCCTGTGCTTGCTCATCGGCTGTCCTTGCGGGGCCTGACCCGGGCGCAGGGCCAAGGGGAGAAAATCATCGATGAGGTGATCCGCGGGACCAATGTGCCGACGGAAGCCGATCTCACGATCGGGTAG